From the genome of Chaetodon trifascialis isolate fChaTrf1 chromosome 4, fChaTrf1.hap1, whole genome shotgun sequence:
CGTGCAGAAGACTCCGCTGCATCTGTTTACGTGATTACTTAACATTAACTGTGTATACATGTGTATTTTTTCCCCACATGCAGCTCTGTAGACACTATGGAGGAGGCAAAGAAACTGATTGGTACAGGGAACAGGCATCTAGTGATGGGGGatgttgtttctgctgtcagtgtctTCCAGGACGCCTGTGGCATGCTGTGAGTATCGGTGGGAAAAGCGCCGTCACTGATTCAACATGGAAAACTCTGTTCACTGTtaatattgatgttttgttttttattaagaACAGTTGGTGTCACTGACTTTCTTGTAATATGTTTTCACTCTCATCTCATCTGGATGTGTTCGTCaagatatatgtgtgtgtgtgtgtgtgtgtgtgtgtgtgtgtgtgtgtgtgagagagagaaatggaaactGAAAGTGCCTTTACTGTTTCTTTTAGGCTTGTTAAATTTGGAGTAAGTCTGAAATGCATATTGAAATGAGTTTGAATCATACTTCAGTGTGTGGCTTGATCCTTTACACACTTGTGATGTCTGACTACCAGAGCTGCAAAGTACGGGGACACTGCAGATGAGTGTGGTGAGGCCTTCTTCCTATGTGGGAAGTCCCTACTGGAGCTTGCCAGGTTGGTTCACTTAATTGCTCACCTTGAAAacttatactgtatattagGTTGTTACTGTAAGGTGCATACTAAGTTGATTAATGTTGCATCACTTgttaaattggagtcagagagTGACCGTTTTAGGATTCGACCCTCTTTTGCATCCCCTCATGTTTTCCTGATGGTCTTCCTTTTTGGGCTTTGGTTAGGATGGAGAATAGTGTCCTTGGTAATGCCCTGGAGGGAGTCCCAGAAGaatctgaggaagaggagcagccgAACAACTCCAATATTGAGAGTGCCAACAATCTTGATGGTCAGTATCAAGTATTTTCCTATAATCACAAAGGATTTTTGGTTTTGGGAACATAGAAAATTGTAGAAAATTACCTTGTTTGgtgtaattttgttttattctgtttcccTACAAGGAGAAATCAATGAAATGGTTAAGTTCCAGTTTGGCAGGTCAAGTCAGTTGTGTATGTGTACAGCCCCAAATTTGTCTTGTGTGCTTTCAAATATAACATGTTTTCTTAAATCATAGCTCTAGCATGAGATTCAGTAATCTTTCTGTCATAGAAAAATTGATCTTGGTATTTTAAAACTGTACTGTCTAATGTGAAACTGTTTTTCACGTGCCGCTTTGGTGCAGAAAAAACTAGAGATGAGCTACGAAAGCAGGTGTATGACGCaatggcagaggaggaaaagactGAGGCGGGCAAGCCGAAGTCTGAGGATGGAAAGGGTagcactgaggagaaaaaggaaaatggtgTCTCAGAGTGTCCAGTCAAACATGATGAGGCCGGATCAGAGGAACCCTTATGTTCCCCTTTGAGTGGGAAAGAAAAGAGTTCAGTCCAGGAAACCAAAGTGAATGGTGTTGAGAAGAGCCCAGTTGCTCCTGTGAACGGTGCCGGAGAAAGTCTGACTCCTGGAGAAGAAGCTGTGCTAAAAGAGGGAGACTCAAAAGAGCAGAATGGAGGCAAGACTGGGgcaaaggcagaggaaggaaaagaggaagaatcCAAGCCAGAGGCTGAACAGGATGAGAAGGAACCAGAGGGCAGTAAATCTTTGGATGGAGAGCATGGTTTGTGTGGATGGGTGGAGCACACACTTGGTATTTCTTGTAATAAAAGGGGCCACATTAACGGGTGTTACAAAATGTGGAGGGAATCACACCGGAGCAGGAGTACTCTGCACTTTAGGGGGAACATTTTAGTTTTCCTTTTAGCACATTTACCTTCAGTCACCCTGTAGATAAATGAAACATAGCCCTATATAATTGGCCTCCTATTGCTTCagcagatgatgatgacgacgatgatgacgaagatgatgatgatgatgatgaggatggagAGCGAAATGGACAGGATCAAGTGAGTTGCCATCCATACAAGTCTCTTTGACACTGCTGAATGTTTAGATGTTTGACGTATGCCTTCCCCACCTTAAGGAAGAGGACGAGGTTGGGAACTTGCAGTTGGCGTGGGAGATGCTGGAGGTCGCTAAAGTCATTTACAAAAGGTCAGTGCAACGCTGCAAGATGAAGTTAATGCTGAACTAAGATCTAAATCAAGAACTAGAACTAAATCAAGTCCATTGAAGAGGAAAGACTTATGCAGAACGCAAGTTCAGACAGGTCACTTAAAGCCTGGTCACCTTATACAAATCCAGACTTTGTTAGTCAGGACCCTGCCTGAGAATGTTAGACGATATGAGGTAAAGCTTTGTCGCAGTTCATTTCTTATTCGACCCCACAGGAAAGAAGGCAAAGATGACCAGCTGATGGCAGCCCAGACATATCTGAAACTAGGGGAAGTCAGTGCTGAATCAGGTAGGTTTCTtgtttaaattttttttttctattccaATCTTGCTAACAAAGTATTTTTCACCAGGTTGTCCACATTCATGAAGCCTGAATGAAATTATTGTCTTTTCCTCAGTTCTTAATTCTCCTTCACATCTTGATCTTGTGTTTTCCATCAAGGTCGTGGAAAAGACCAGGTTCATTTGTTGCTGAAGTGGCCCGTGATACCACTACTGTTTTGTATGCTACAGTTAGGGgtgggaattgataagaatttaacgattctgattccattatcgattttgcttatcgatccaattccttatcgattctcttatctattctcattgggtgaggaaataagagtacaaatgggtttgtttgcattaactgtcttttatattttcatctctgcacagaaaatataacatacagtatgcacaaatgatgtgtgacgtaacgTCAGAacaagcagaactacactggttaaaaaaacagcatgcaactctgacagaactcaaatttctcactttcatttgaacagacATGCCAGATAAAACGCAATGAATTAACCTACCGAtattcaggggcatctacagtgtCAAAaaggtgcaaacctttcaccacaaatctagtgactgctctgtgacattcctaatcctcgtctcggtcattttac
Proteins encoded in this window:
- the LOC139329720 gene encoding histone-binding protein N1/N2-like isoform X3 is translated as MPEEASTASSSGSAEEKPCSSSSAAAAAADSSVDTMEEAKKLIGTGNRHLVMGDVVSAVSVFQDACGMLAAKYGDTADECGEAFFLCGKSLLELARMENSVLGNALEGVPEESEEEEQPNNSNIESANNLDEKTRDELRKQVYDAMAEEEKTEAGKPKSEDGKGSTEEKKENGVSECPVKHDEAGSEEPLCSPLSGKEKSSVQETKVNGVEKSPVAPVNGAGESLTPGEEAVLKEGDSKEQNGGKTGAKAEEGKEEESKPEAEQDEKEPEGNDDDDDDDEDDDDDDEDGERNGQDQEEDEVGNLQLAWEMLEVAKVIYKRKEGKDDQLMAAQTYLKLGEVSAESGNYPQALEDFQECLALQLKHLPPHSRLLAETHYHVATTLCYMDQYSQAIQHYNSSIKVIETRLAMLQEVIAAAEGADGAAEEKNEMEELKQLLPDIREKVEDAKESQRTASAASQAIQQTLGGASTSSAFLCENGGPSSSSSAAFATASQIPVKSSDSASSSKAASDISHLVRKKRKPEEESPVKDTDAKQAKQEATVNGSADSSASNGNGVQEGKSQEPANQSSSVKSSA